In Mycobacteriales bacterium, one DNA window encodes the following:
- the pth gene encoding aminoacyl-tRNA hydrolase, which yields MPDGRWLVVGLGNPGPSYAGNRHNVGFMVLDLLADRLGGRFKAHKGRADLVEGRLADQPAVLAKPKTYMNLSGGPVAALRDCFKVPVERIVIVHDELDIPYGTLRLKRGGGDNGHNGLRSITTSIGSREYLRVRVGIGRPPGRQDPADYVLKDFAAGEKKELGVHVDRAADAAEALLAGPLEAAQNVFHVDVP from the coding sequence GTGCCGGACGGCCGCTGGCTCGTCGTCGGCCTCGGCAATCCCGGGCCGTCCTACGCCGGGAACCGGCACAACGTCGGCTTCATGGTCCTTGACCTGCTGGCCGACCGGCTGGGCGGCAGGTTCAAGGCCCACAAGGGCCGGGCCGACCTCGTCGAGGGCAGGCTGGCCGATCAGCCGGCGGTGCTGGCCAAACCCAAGACCTACATGAACCTCTCGGGCGGCCCGGTCGCGGCCCTGCGCGACTGCTTCAAGGTGCCGGTCGAGCGGATCGTCATCGTGCACGACGAGCTCGACATCCCGTACGGCACCCTGCGTCTCAAGCGCGGCGGCGGCGACAACGGACACAACGGCCTGCGGTCGATCACCACGTCGATCGGCAGTCGGGAGTACCTCCGGGTGCGCGTGGGCATCGGCCGGCCGCCCGGTCGGCAGGACCCGGCCGACTACGTGCTGAAGGACTTCGCCGCGGGAGAGAAGAAGGAGCTCGGTGTCCACGTCGACCGGGCCGCCGATGCCGCCGAGGCGCTGCTGGCCGGGCCGCTCGAGGCCGCCCAGAACGTCTTCCACGTCGACGTGCCCTGA
- a CDS encoding fused MFS/spermidine synthase: MPAPLAVFLVLLTSAAVLVLEILVSRLVAPYVGLTLETYTAAIGVALAAIAAGSALGGRLADRVDPRRWLGLATALGGGLVLAARPTVFAVGDTFRGLGPVGTVFLVLLAVAPAALVLSLVPPGVVKLRLRTLAETGSTVGRLSATGTLGALAGTFLTGFVLLSALPTSRLLLLTGGVLLVAGIAGMVVLRGPHLPLAAAVVLAAVTASWLVLADGPCQYETRYYCATVEADTARDGGRVLVLDGLRHSYVDLGEPEHLEFRYTQRIADAITQQPAGPLTALHLGLGGGSLPRHLAAVRPGSRSTVLEVDPGIPEIGRARLGLRDVPGLSVVVGDARTSIAAQPAGAYDVVVGDAFGSLAVPWHLTTAEMVAEVRRVLRPGGVYALNVIDFPPMSFARAETATLLAAFADVAVLAPPATVAGQTGGNLVLVATDGELDRAALAGRAAARGEPGSVHAGDAVPEFAAGARILTDDDAPVDQLLTPYSPSRG; encoded by the coding sequence ATGCCAGCCCCGCTGGCCGTCTTCCTCGTCCTGCTGACCTCCGCGGCGGTGCTGGTCCTCGAGATCCTCGTCAGCCGCCTGGTGGCGCCCTATGTCGGGTTGACGCTCGAGACCTACACGGCCGCGATCGGGGTGGCGCTGGCTGCCATCGCCGCCGGCTCCGCACTCGGTGGCCGGCTGGCCGACCGGGTCGACCCGCGCCGCTGGCTCGGCCTGGCCACGGCCCTCGGCGGTGGGCTCGTGCTCGCCGCCCGGCCCACCGTCTTCGCCGTCGGCGACACCTTCCGCGGGCTCGGCCCGGTCGGCACCGTCTTCCTCGTCCTGCTCGCGGTCGCGCCGGCTGCGCTGGTGCTGTCGCTCGTGCCGCCGGGCGTCGTCAAGCTGCGCCTGCGGACGCTGGCGGAGACCGGCTCGACGGTCGGCCGGCTGTCGGCCACCGGCACGCTCGGTGCGCTGGCCGGCACCTTCCTCACCGGCTTCGTGCTGCTCTCCGCCTTGCCGACCTCGAGGTTGTTGCTGCTCACCGGCGGGGTGCTGCTCGTTGCCGGCATCGCCGGCATGGTCGTCCTGCGCGGCCCGCACCTCCCGCTGGCCGCCGCCGTGGTGCTCGCGGCGGTGACAGCGTCCTGGCTGGTCCTGGCCGACGGTCCCTGCCAGTACGAGACGCGTTACTACTGCGCGACGGTGGAGGCGGACACCGCCCGCGACGGCGGCCGGGTGCTGGTCCTGGACGGCTTGCGCCACTCCTACGTCGACCTCGGCGAGCCCGAGCACCTGGAGTTCCGCTACACCCAGCGCATCGCCGACGCGATCACCCAGCAGCCGGCAGGCCCGCTCACCGCACTGCACCTCGGCCTCGGGGGCGGGTCGCTCCCGCGTCACCTCGCCGCGGTGCGCCCAGGCTCCCGCAGCACCGTGCTCGAGGTCGATCCGGGCATCCCGGAGATCGGCCGGGCGCGGCTGGGCCTGCGCGACGTGCCGGGGCTGTCCGTCGTCGTCGGCGACGCCCGCACCTCCATCGCGGCCCAGCCGGCCGGTGCGTACGACGTGGTCGTGGGCGACGCGTTCGGCAGCCTGGCGGTGCCCTGGCACCTCACGACGGCGGAGATGGTCGCCGAGGTCCGCCGGGTGCTGCGACCGGGTGGCGTCTATGCGCTGAACGTCATCGACTTCCCGCCGATGTCGTTCGCGCGGGCCGAGACGGCGACGCTGCTGGCCGCCTTCGCCGACGTGGCGGTGCTCGCGCCGCCGGCGACCGTGGCCGGGCAGACGGGCGGCAACCTGGTGCTCGTCGCGACCGACGGTGAGCTGGACCGCGCGGCGCTGGCCGGCCGGGCCGCTGCCCGGGGGGAGCCCGGCTCCGTGCACGCCGGCGACGCCGTGCCGGAGTTCGCGGCCGGGGCACGGATCCTGACCGACGACGACGCGCCGGTCGACCAGCTGCTGACGCCCTACAGCCCGTCCCGCGGCTGA
- a CDS encoding 50S ribosomal protein L25/general stress protein Ctc, with translation MSEVRIAAEPRTEFGKGPSRRIRRADKVPAVLYGHGDAPRHFSLPGHELMLALKHDANALLTLQTEDGDQLALPKAIVRDPIKGFLEHVDLVAVRKGEKVTVDIPVQLTGDAAPDTLVDQQNLTLTVTAEATHIPEHLELDISGRRVGDSLTAGDVPLPSGTELAQDSTYVVVAFLGVVSEEQLEAELAEAEAELGAGAAAAEVAEEDVEVGSESDRAGEGDEVGETAAPKSETPAE, from the coding sequence GTGTCCGAGGTCCGCATCGCCGCCGAACCCCGCACCGAGTTCGGCAAGGGCCCGTCGCGGCGGATCCGCCGGGCCGACAAGGTGCCAGCCGTGCTCTACGGGCACGGTGACGCGCCGCGGCACTTCTCGCTCCCGGGCCACGAGCTGATGCTCGCCCTCAAGCATGACGCCAACGCGCTGCTGACGCTGCAGACCGAGGACGGCGACCAGCTGGCGCTGCCGAAGGCCATCGTGCGCGACCCGATCAAGGGGTTCCTCGAGCACGTCGACCTGGTCGCCGTCCGCAAGGGCGAGAAGGTCACCGTCGACATCCCGGTCCAGCTCACGGGTGACGCCGCTCCGGACACACTCGTCGACCAGCAGAACCTGACGCTCACCGTCACTGCCGAGGCGACCCACATCCCGGAGCATCTCGAGCTCGACATCAGCGGCCGGCGCGTCGGCGACAGCCTCACCGCCGGCGACGTCCCGCTGCCGTCCGGCACCGAGCTCGCGCAGGATTCCACGTACGTCGTCGTGGCCTTCCTCGGGGTCGTGTCCGAGGAGCAGCTCGAGGCCGAATTGGCCGAGGCCGAGGCCGAGCTCGGTGCGGGCGCCGCCGCTGCCGAAGTCGCCGAGGAGGACGTCGAGGTCGGCTCCGAGAGCGACCGGGCCGGCGAGGGTGACGAGGTCGGCGAGACCGCCGCGCCGAAGTCCGAGACGCCCGCCGAGTAG
- a CDS encoding MazG family protein has translation MAGRLVLVAVSPRVPPGLLSWPAWEALRAGPVLTGDAGSPQLPFLRDAGVEVEVVERTSGLAGELHDRAVGGGSLVWLATGPADAELIRALGLHAAASGQVTVEQVPGSYDPPGARLLDVVAVLDRLRSPGGCPWDAEQTHESLKPYLLEEAYEAYQALEDGNAADLREELGDVLLQVAFHARLAQEGEPAWSIDDVAGDLVDKLVRRHPHVFAGASADDLDASWEALKKAEKGRASVTEGVPLSQPALALAAKLQKRATRLGVPARSVGGSGNRIGPGNHGGLGDQLWALVARCREAGLEPEAELRAVARGFRDRLAAVEASVRAEGREPADLSASEWERRLS, from the coding sequence GTGGCCGGTCGCCTCGTCCTCGTCGCCGTCTCGCCGAGGGTGCCGCCGGGGCTGCTGTCCTGGCCGGCGTGGGAGGCGCTGCGCGCGGGGCCGGTGCTGACCGGCGACGCCGGCTCGCCGCAGCTGCCGTTCCTGCGCGACGCCGGTGTCGAGGTCGAGGTCGTCGAGCGCACCTCGGGGCTGGCCGGCGAGCTGCACGACCGGGCGGTCGGGGGCGGCAGCCTGGTGTGGCTGGCCACGGGGCCGGCCGACGCCGAGCTGATCCGTGCGCTGGGCCTGCACGCCGCGGCCTCCGGCCAGGTGACCGTCGAACAGGTGCCCGGCTCCTACGACCCGCCCGGCGCCCGGCTGCTCGACGTCGTCGCGGTTCTGGACCGGCTCCGCTCGCCCGGCGGCTGCCCCTGGGACGCCGAGCAGACCCACGAGAGCCTCAAGCCCTACCTGCTCGAGGAGGCGTACGAGGCCTACCAGGCGCTCGAGGACGGCAACGCCGCGGACCTGCGCGAGGAGCTGGGCGACGTCCTGCTGCAGGTCGCCTTCCACGCCCGGCTGGCCCAGGAGGGCGAGCCGGCATGGTCGATCGACGACGTCGCCGGCGACCTGGTCGACAAGCTGGTCCGCCGCCACCCCCACGTCTTCGCCGGTGCGAGCGCCGACGACCTCGACGCCTCCTGGGAGGCGCTCAAGAAGGCCGAGAAGGGACGGGCCTCAGTCACCGAGGGCGTGCCGCTGTCGCAGCCGGCGCTGGCGCTGGCGGCGAAGCTGCAGAAGCGGGCCACCCGCCTCGGCGTGCCTGCCCGGTCCGTCGGCGGCTCCGGCAACCGGATCGGCCCCGGCAACCACGGCGGCCTCGGCGATCAGCTGTGGGCGCTGGTCGCCCGCTGCCGCGAGGCCGGGCTGGAGCCTGAGGCCGAGCTGCGCGCTGTGGCCCGCGGCTTCCGGGACCGGTTGGCCGCAGTCGAGGCGTCCGTACGGGCCGAGGGGCGTGAGCCGGCGGACCTGTCGGCGTCGGAGTGGGAGCGTCGACTGTCGTGA
- the mfd gene encoding transcription-repair coupling factor: MASPTASSLDLSGPVGLRPFLIAGLVRQGRTVLAVTATGREAEDLVAALGCLVQTDRVALYPSWETLPHERLSPRADTVGRRLAVLRRLKHPSPTRGPGADPATGPLDVVVAPVRSLLQPQVAGLGDLEPVQLAKGQDTDGGLDSAVRRLVDLSYARVELVEKRGEFAVRGGILDVFPPTEEHPVRVEWWGDTVEEVRSFKVADQRSLGEVGHGLWAPPCRELLLTPEVRERARALARLHPELADICDKIADGTPVEGMEALAPVLVDELRLLVDELPENTSIVVADPEKVRTRAHDLVHTSQEFLEASWATAAVGGVAPIDLGAAAYRTLLEVREHAGELGLPWWALSPFTADEDLDDETVVLAAKPAPSYHGEIEQAIEDLRQWARDGWRVVVTTEGHGPAQRLHELLKDAEVPARLSDDPDLTPGAVHLSTACLDSGFRSDLLRTVLVTETDLTGTRGAGSKDVSKRMPSRRKNAVDPVQLKAGDTVVHEQHGVARYVEMVQRTVQGATREYLILEFAPSKRGQPGDRVFVPTDQLELVTKYVGGEAPSLDRLGGGDWAKRKGRARKAVKDIAAGLIQLYSARMAAPGHAFGPDTPWQRELEDAFPYVETPDQLEAIEEVKADMEKAVPMDRVVMGDVGYGKTEIAVRAAFKAVQDGKQVVILVPTTLLVQQHYGTFRDRFQAFPVKVRAVSRFNSDREQKEVMQGVSRGEVDVVIGTHRLLSKDTQFKDLGLVIVDEEQRFGVEHKEFIKQMRTAVDVLTMSATPIPRTLEMSLTGIREMSTILTPPEERHPVLTFVGPYDEKQIGAAIRRELLREGQVFFLHNRVESIDRVAKRIRELVPEARVATGHGQMGEEALEHVMVGFWEKEYDVLVCTTIVESGLDIPNANTLIVDRADAFGLSQLHQIRGRVGRGRERAYAYFTYQPDKPLTETAHDRLATIAQNTEVGAGMAVAMKDLEIRGAGNLLGGEQSGHIASVGFDLYMRLVGEAVSDFKRGGEAEEREAPDTKVDLPIDAHLPHDYIPGERLRLEAYRRLASAYDEAAIDAVREELVDRYGPPPEPVQRLLSVARFRSYARQFGLTEVSLQGSSVRFAPLELRESQTMRLQRLYPRSVVKPQTSTVLVPRPTTARIGGQPLRDEALLDWARALLEALFGDGGTR; encoded by the coding sequence CTGGCCTCCCCCACCGCCAGCTCGCTCGACCTGTCCGGTCCGGTCGGCCTGCGCCCGTTCCTGATCGCCGGACTGGTCCGGCAGGGCCGCACCGTGCTCGCCGTCACTGCCACGGGCCGCGAGGCCGAGGACCTCGTCGCCGCGCTGGGCTGTCTCGTCCAGACCGACCGGGTCGCGCTCTACCCCAGCTGGGAGACGCTCCCGCACGAGCGGCTCAGTCCACGTGCCGATACCGTCGGCCGGCGCCTCGCGGTGCTGCGCCGGCTCAAGCACCCTTCGCCCACGCGGGGACCAGGAGCCGACCCGGCGACCGGGCCGCTCGATGTCGTCGTCGCCCCCGTCCGCAGCCTCCTCCAGCCGCAGGTCGCCGGTCTGGGGGACCTCGAGCCGGTTCAGCTGGCCAAGGGCCAGGACACCGACGGTGGCCTCGACAGCGCGGTCCGACGCCTGGTCGATCTCTCGTACGCCCGCGTCGAGCTGGTCGAGAAGCGCGGCGAGTTCGCCGTACGCGGAGGCATTCTCGATGTCTTCCCGCCCACCGAGGAGCACCCGGTCCGGGTGGAGTGGTGGGGCGACACGGTCGAGGAGGTGCGCTCCTTCAAGGTGGCCGACCAGCGCAGTCTCGGGGAGGTCGGGCACGGCCTGTGGGCGCCGCCCTGCCGCGAGCTGCTGCTCACTCCGGAGGTGCGTGAGCGCGCCCGTGCGCTTGCGCGGCTCCATCCCGAGCTCGCCGACATCTGCGACAAGATCGCGGACGGCACCCCCGTCGAGGGGATGGAGGCACTCGCGCCGGTTCTCGTCGACGAGCTGCGGCTGCTCGTCGACGAGCTGCCGGAGAACACCTCGATCGTCGTGGCCGACCCAGAGAAGGTCCGCACCCGGGCACACGACCTGGTGCACACCAGCCAGGAGTTCCTCGAGGCGTCGTGGGCCACCGCGGCCGTCGGGGGCGTCGCGCCGATCGACCTCGGTGCAGCGGCCTACCGAACCCTGCTGGAGGTGCGCGAGCACGCCGGCGAGCTCGGTCTGCCGTGGTGGGCGCTGTCGCCCTTCACGGCCGACGAGGACCTCGACGACGAGACGGTGGTGCTGGCCGCCAAGCCGGCACCGAGCTACCACGGCGAGATCGAGCAGGCGATCGAGGACCTGCGGCAGTGGGCTCGGGACGGCTGGCGGGTCGTCGTCACGACCGAGGGCCACGGCCCCGCGCAGCGGCTGCACGAGCTGCTGAAGGACGCCGAGGTGCCCGCCCGGCTCAGCGACGACCCGGACCTGACGCCGGGCGCCGTACATCTATCGACCGCCTGCCTGGACAGCGGCTTCCGCAGCGACCTGCTCAGAACGGTCCTGGTCACCGAGACCGACCTGACCGGCACCCGCGGCGCCGGCAGCAAGGACGTCAGCAAGCGGATGCCGAGCCGGCGCAAGAACGCCGTGGACCCGGTGCAGCTCAAGGCCGGCGACACCGTGGTCCACGAGCAGCACGGCGTCGCGCGTTACGTCGAGATGGTCCAGCGCACGGTGCAGGGCGCGACGCGGGAGTACCTCATCCTGGAGTTCGCGCCGAGCAAGAGGGGCCAGCCCGGCGACCGCGTCTTCGTGCCGACCGACCAGCTCGAGCTCGTCACGAAGTACGTCGGCGGCGAGGCGCCCAGCCTCGACCGGCTCGGCGGCGGTGACTGGGCCAAGCGCAAGGGCCGGGCACGCAAGGCTGTCAAGGACATCGCCGCCGGCCTGATCCAGCTCTACTCCGCGCGGATGGCCGCACCCGGCCACGCCTTCGGGCCGGACACCCCGTGGCAGCGTGAGCTCGAGGACGCCTTCCCGTACGTCGAGACGCCCGACCAGCTCGAGGCCATCGAGGAGGTCAAGGCCGACATGGAGAAGGCCGTCCCGATGGACCGCGTCGTCATGGGCGACGTCGGTTACGGCAAGACCGAGATCGCTGTCCGTGCTGCGTTCAAGGCGGTGCAGGACGGCAAGCAGGTGGTCATCCTGGTGCCGACGACCCTGCTCGTCCAGCAGCACTACGGCACCTTCCGCGACCGCTTCCAGGCCTTTCCGGTGAAGGTCCGTGCCGTCAGCCGCTTCAACTCCGACAGGGAGCAGAAGGAGGTCATGCAGGGCGTTTCCCGTGGCGAGGTCGACGTCGTCATCGGCACGCACCGGCTGCTGAGCAAGGACACCCAGTTCAAGGACCTCGGCCTGGTCATCGTCGACGAGGAGCAGCGTTTCGGCGTCGAGCACAAGGAGTTCATCAAGCAGATGCGCACGGCCGTGGACGTCCTGACCATGTCGGCCACGCCGATCCCGCGCACCCTCGAGATGAGCCTGACCGGCATCCGGGAGATGTCGACGATCCTCACCCCGCCGGAGGAGCGGCACCCGGTGCTGACCTTCGTCGGGCCCTACGACGAGAAGCAGATCGGTGCGGCGATCCGCCGCGAGCTGCTGCGCGAGGGGCAGGTCTTCTTCCTGCACAACCGGGTCGAGTCGATCGACCGGGTCGCCAAGCGCATCCGCGAGCTGGTGCCCGAGGCGCGGGTCGCGACCGGTCACGGGCAGATGGGCGAGGAGGCCCTCGAGCACGTGATGGTCGGGTTCTGGGAGAAGGAGTACGACGTCCTCGTCTGCACGACCATCGTCGAGTCCGGGCTGGACATCCCCAATGCCAACACCCTGATCGTGGACCGGGCAGATGCTTTCGGGCTGTCGCAGCTGCACCAGATCCGCGGCCGCGTGGGCCGTGGCCGGGAGCGGGCGTACGCCTACTTCACCTACCAGCCGGACAAGCCGCTGACCGAGACCGCGCACGACCGGCTCGCGACCATCGCGCAGAACACCGAGGTCGGCGCCGGCATGGCCGTGGCGATGAAGGACCTCGAGATCCGCGGAGCCGGCAACCTGCTCGGTGGTGAGCAGTCCGGTCACATCGCCAGCGTCGGGTTCGACCTCTACATGCGACTGGTCGGCGAGGCCGTCTCCGACTTCAAGCGCGGCGGCGAGGCCGAGGAGCGCGAGGCCCCTGACACGAAGGTCGACCTGCCGATCGACGCGCACCTCCCGCACGACTACATCCCCGGCGAGCGGCTGCGGCTCGAGGCCTACCGGCGGCTGGCATCGGCGTACGACGAGGCCGCGATCGACGCGGTCCGAGAGGAGCTGGTCGACCGCTACGGGCCGCCCCCGGAACCGGTCCAGCGGCTGCTGTCGGTCGCGCGATTCCGGTCGTACGCCAGGCAGTTCGGGCTCACCGAGGTCAGCCTGCAGGGCAGCTCGGTGCGCTTCGCCCCGCTGGAGCTGCGGGAGAGCCAGACGATGCGCCTGCAGCGGCTCTACCCCCGCTCGGTGGTCAAACCGCAGACGTCGACGGTGCTGGTGCCGCGGCCCACGACCGCCCGGATCGGCGGTCAGCCGCTGCGTGACGAGGCACTGCTCGACTGGGCGCGGGCGCTGCTGGAGGCGCTGTTCGGCGACGGAGGCACCCGCTGA
- a CDS encoding peptidylprolyl isomerase: protein MTRTPGRLAPAAGIFLLAALLLLTGCGDGEVRPGAAAIVGDQRITTEGLQSLVERGLADPQAAQQLGADRAAYQRQALSRLINTAVLERAAEDEGVTVTSGDVARQIGRFEEQAGGRQPLEEQAAQSGISPQDLEDFVRSIVLDQALGDALTEDLAVPAADLRALYQENLAEYDQVRSRHILVPDEPSAARILAEVEQDPTRFPELAAEFSTDASNKEAGGELGAAGRGQFVPEFEKAIFDAEPGDVLLVQTQFGFHVVEVLERQTTSLEEATPELRRAALQQPRQERMQQLLQETSQQMGVSVNPRFGRWNPESGQVEPAEDPNGVLTPAPEGEPLQPGVPGAPPAGAPPAEAPVEQPAG, encoded by the coding sequence GTGACCCGCACCCCTGGCCGGCTGGCCCCCGCGGCCGGCATTTTCCTGCTCGCAGCCCTCCTGCTGCTGACGGGCTGTGGCGACGGTGAGGTCCGTCCCGGCGCGGCCGCCATCGTCGGCGACCAGCGCATCACGACCGAGGGGCTGCAGTCGCTGGTCGAGCGGGGCCTGGCGGACCCGCAGGCGGCTCAGCAGCTCGGCGCCGACCGGGCTGCCTACCAGCGGCAGGCGCTGTCGCGGCTGATCAACACAGCGGTCCTGGAGAGGGCGGCGGAGGACGAGGGCGTGACGGTGACCTCCGGCGACGTCGCCCGGCAGATCGGCCGCTTCGAGGAGCAGGCCGGTGGCCGGCAGCCGCTCGAGGAGCAGGCCGCCCAGAGCGGTATCTCGCCGCAGGATCTCGAGGACTTCGTCCGCAGCATCGTGCTCGACCAGGCCCTCGGTGACGCCCTGACGGAGGACCTCGCCGTGCCGGCTGCCGACCTGCGCGCGCTCTACCAGGAGAATCTGGCCGAGTACGACCAGGTGCGGTCCCGGCACATCCTGGTCCCGGACGAGCCGTCGGCGGCCAGGATCCTGGCGGAGGTCGAGCAGGACCCCACGAGGTTCCCGGAACTGGCCGCGGAGTTCTCGACCGACGCCTCCAACAAGGAGGCCGGTGGTGAGCTCGGTGCGGCCGGCCGCGGGCAGTTCGTGCCGGAGTTCGAGAAGGCCATCTTCGATGCCGAGCCCGGGGACGTGCTGCTCGTCCAGACCCAGTTCGGCTTCCACGTCGTCGAGGTCCTCGAGCGCCAGACGACGTCGCTCGAGGAGGCGACCCCCGAGCTGCGCCGGGCCGCTCTGCAGCAGCCGCGCCAGGAGCGCATGCAGCAGCTGCTCCAGGAGACCAGCCAGCAGATGGGCGTCTCGGTGAACCCGCGCTTCGGCCGCTGGAACCCCGAGAGCGGGCAGGTCGAGCCGGCAGAGGACCCGAACGGCGTGCTCACCCCGGCGCCCGAGGGCGAGCCGCTCCAGCCCGGCGTCCCTGGCGCCCCACCCGCCGGGGCTCCGCCCGCAGAGGCTCCGGTCGAGCAGCCGGCGGGCTAG
- the eno gene encoding phosphopyruvate hydratase — MPSIEAVGAREILDSRGNPTIEVEVALDDGTLARAAVPSGASTGAYEAVELRDGADRYGGKGVSQAVTAVLDTIGPELLGLEATEQRIVDQALLDLDGTPDKSRLGANAILGVSLAVARAAADSSGLPLFRYVGGPNAHLLPVPMLNILNGGAHADTNVDVQEFMIAPIGAATFSEALRWGAETYHALKAVLKGRGLATGVGDEGGYAPDLPSNRDALDLILEAISAAGFTPGRDIALALDVAATEFLGEQGYRFEGGVKTADEMTAYYDQLVAAYPMVSIEDPLGESDWEGWERLTAVLGARVQLVGDDLFVTNPQRLADGIGRQCANALLVKVNQIGTLTETLDAVELAHRSGYRSMMSHRSGETEDTTIADLAVATNCGQIKTGAPARSERVAKYNQLLRIEEELDDAARYAGAAAFPRFTPAPGTV; from the coding sequence GTGCCCTCCATCGAGGCCGTCGGCGCCCGCGAGATCCTCGACTCGCGCGGCAATCCCACCATCGAGGTGGAGGTGGCCCTGGACGACGGCACCCTCGCGCGGGCGGCCGTCCCCAGCGGTGCCAGCACCGGCGCGTACGAAGCGGTCGAGCTGCGCGACGGCGCCGACCGGTACGGCGGGAAGGGAGTCAGCCAGGCGGTCACCGCCGTGCTCGACACGATCGGCCCGGAGCTGCTCGGTCTCGAGGCGACCGAGCAGCGCATCGTCGACCAGGCGCTGCTGGACCTCGACGGCACCCCCGACAAGAGCCGGCTCGGCGCCAACGCGATCCTGGGCGTGAGTCTGGCCGTCGCGCGCGCAGCCGCGGACTCGAGCGGCCTGCCGCTGTTCCGCTACGTCGGCGGGCCGAACGCCCACCTGCTACCGGTGCCCATGCTGAACATCCTCAACGGCGGCGCACACGCCGACACCAACGTCGACGTCCAGGAGTTCATGATCGCGCCGATCGGTGCGGCCACGTTCTCCGAGGCACTGCGCTGGGGCGCGGAGACCTACCACGCGCTCAAGGCCGTCCTGAAGGGCCGCGGCCTGGCGACCGGCGTCGGTGACGAGGGCGGCTACGCCCCCGACCTGCCGAGCAACCGGGACGCCCTCGACCTGATCCTCGAGGCGATCAGCGCCGCCGGCTTCACCCCCGGCCGGGACATCGCCCTCGCGCTCGATGTCGCGGCGACGGAGTTCCTCGGCGAGCAGGGCTACCGCTTCGAGGGCGGGGTCAAGACCGCCGACGAGATGACCGCCTACTACGACCAGCTGGTCGCGGCTTATCCGATGGTGAGCATCGAGGACCCGCTCGGCGAGAGTGACTGGGAGGGCTGGGAGCGGCTGACCGCCGTGCTCGGCGCCCGGGTGCAGCTGGTCGGCGACGACCTGTTCGTCACCAACCCGCAGCGGCTGGCCGACGGGATCGGCCGGCAGTGCGCCAACGCCTTGCTGGTCAAGGTGAACCAGATCGGCACCCTGACCGAGACGCTCGACGCCGTCGAGCTCGCGCACCGAAGCGGCTACCGCTCGATGATGAGCCACCGCTCCGGCGAGACCGAGGACACCACGATCGCCGACCTCGCGGTCGCCACCAACTGCGGCCAGATCAAGACCGGTGCGCCGGCGCGTTCGGAGCGGGTGGCGAAGTACAACCAGCTGCTGCGCATCGAGGAGGAGCTGGACGACGCCGCGCGCTATGCCGGCGCCGCGGCCTTCCCGCGCTTCACCCCCGCACCGGGCACGGTCTAG